The Aphanothece sacrum FPU1 genome includes the window TTACTATCAACAATTAATGCACGTATTTGAGGGTTAATCAGGGAATTTCCTTGAACGAACCAAAGAAAAGTATGAGTATCTAATAATAGTATCATTCCATGTATTCTTGAAAATCTTCTAAAGGTTCATCAAAATCATCTGATATCCAAACTCTATCTTTAGCACTACCAAAATAAGCAGGTCGAGGATGATGAATATTAGACTGAGATAAGGAGACTAATTTAGCGATAGGTTGATTAGCTTTAGTAATAATAATTTCCTCTCCTTGAGTGGTTAATTCAATTAATTGATCGATATGATTTTGTAACTCTTTGACTTCTATCATTTTCATGATTTTACCTCTCTATTATGAGTTGAGCTAAGACCTATTTTAAATATTTATTCGTGACACAGGCATAATTCGACAAGCGGTTATCGATGAAATTCAAAACACCTTACCATCTTTATATTACACTAAATCGTAAAATACGGTAATATAGAAAATCAATATACTTTAACTGAGTTATGGAACCAGAAAGATTATCATAGTTTAACCTTACATACTTATAACTATGTCCATGCCGTGTCCCTACCGTTTAATTTTCGTTTGGACACGGCGATATTAAATGGTTAGGTGAAACACAAAGTTGTTAATGCCGTGTCCCTACAGTTTAAACCTCCCACCACTTTTGACTAAAGGGTTTTCGTCGGGCATTTGTGCCACAATGAATTTCACCCCGTCCTAAAAAGTAAGGTTCCCAATCATCAATAAAATGACAGGTAAATCCTAACCATTCTAAACTTTTTCGGACGAAAAGTTCTAGTTGACATTCCCCTTTAATTTTAGGGCCAAAAGGTTTAGGAATCGCTAAATGTTGATTTAAAACCAACATATTAACCATATTAGGTGAGAAAGTTTCGGCACGTTTTTTGTTACCTGCTGCTTGATATAAACCAGGAAGATCAATAATATCTTCTTCGGTTAATCCTAATTCCTTTTTCAAGATATCTCGATTCCAATTAATATAAGTTTGGAAACGAGCATTATCTTGTTTTAATTCCTCATCTTTGAGCAGTTCACTAACGGTAATTTTTCCCTGGCGACTTCTTAATCGCAAATTTCCTTGATCCTGATTTTCTAAGGTTCTTAAAACCTCATAATATTTGTCTGTATTGGCCATAATTAATTTAAAACCTTTTCCTGTCTTAACAGGAACAAAAGTCATAAATTCATCAATGTGTCCTACATCTAACCAATCAGAAAATAATTCTACTGGACTTTGAATCTTTTGACCATAGAGAAAATCCCGAACAGTTTTCGCCATCTTCATCGAATATTGAGGTGCATTAGGATGATCTCCCCCAAACAAAATCCGTCCAAAAGGATAATTAACTCCATTAAATGTAACCGGAGGACTTACTTCTAAATTACCAAAAGAATCTAAAGTAGTAGCATCTTTATTGAGTCGAGTTACATGACCAAAATCAGTTCCGAGAAGTTCTTCTTCGGCAAAATCATCTAAACCGCGATCGCGGGGAGAATCTAAGACAACATACATGAAATGACCAGGACTTTCACTGTAACCGATTTCAATTTCATCTTGCATCCAGCGATCGCTACGATAAGGAAGGGGTGGCACAACTTCTAATTGTACGTTAGCTTCTCCTACAACTTGACGCAAATCTTCAATTAGATCACGATTTGAACCAGAAGAAGTGCGTAAAATATAGACAGTTTTAGGACTCAAAGTATTAGGAGTCATTATCCAAGGAGCAACTTCAAATCTAACCCGATCTGTGTACAATGTTTCATCATCTTTAACTAATGACAAGTTAACAAAAATTTCACCATCAAAGTTACGATCTCGATAATGAAGTCCTTCTGCTGCTAAAAACAAATCCTTATAAGTATCTCGTTTTCTTAGTCTACCTTCTTTACGTCCAGGTCCAACTAATTCATGACTTCCAGAATCTAATTCATCAAAAATACGAACAT containing:
- a CDS encoding type II toxin-antitoxin system Phd/YefM family antitoxin, with the translated sequence MKMIEVKELQNHIDQLIELTTQGEEIIITKANQPIAKLVSLSQSNIHHPRPAYFGSAKDRVWISDDFDEPLEDFQEYME
- a CDS encoding protein-arginine deiminase family protein, giving the protein MRTLKISPIPSNSRVNRYVHQDVLVTGEPINLSLKSLLSASTVLVELKMTGELTLRKSNSEIPLPQKKSLSPEDLSAPLILQANTYSEKLNDRTLDISLLDGEDRIIATYNLSFTVLQICLDVDADRDGVVEENNPHKADWKAGKNGYGAILLVNSDLDVDSSYRESNYEDSRLNGLLDIRDCSLMVVRQVGPKDLPSGCELIIWVSPKNSNYVRIFDELDSGSHELVGPGRKEGRLRKRDTYKDLFLAAEGLHYRDRNFDGEIFVNLSLVKDDETLYTDRVRFEVAPWIMTPNTLSPKTVYILRTSSGSNRDLIEDLRQVVGEANVQLEVVPPLPYRSDRWMQDEIEIGYSESPGHFMYVVLDSPRDRGLDDFAEEELLGTDFGHVTRLNKDATTLDSFGNLEVSPPVTFNGVNYPFGRILFGGDHPNAPQYSMKMAKTVRDFLYGQKIQSPVELFSDWLDVGHIDEFMTFVPVKTGKGFKLIMANTDKYYEVLRTLENQDQGNLRLRSRQGKITVSELLKDEELKQDNARFQTYINWNRDILKKELGLTEEDIIDLPGLYQAAGNKKRAETFSPNMVNMLVLNQHLAIPKPFGPKIKGECQLELFVRKSLEWLGFTCHFIDDWEPYFLGRGEIHCGTNARRKPFSQKWWEV